In Nostoc sp. UHCC 0926, a single genomic region encodes these proteins:
- a CDS encoding SAM hydrolase/SAM-dependent halogenase family protein produces MSKNQIGQQPLLTFLSDFGDRDVYVGIIKGVIAQINPRLTVVDLTHQIPPQDIAAARFCLMNAYPYFPVGTVHVAVVDPGVGSKRRAIAVEFAQGFLVGPDNGIFSGVLSQSPAIAAVELTNLNYWRTPQPSKTFHGRDIFAPVGANLASGVSLKQLGQEIDPASLVKLDIGECKQTTTGIVGCIQYIDNFGNLVSNIAGSYVQGKTWYVQAALLSIPGCETYSDVNVGEIIALVGSHGWVEIAINSGNAHSQLQLDLQETLQVVLT; encoded by the coding sequence ATGTCTAAGAACCAGATAGGTCAACAACCACTCCTAACTTTTCTGAGCGATTTTGGCGATCGCGATGTTTATGTAGGCATAATCAAGGGAGTCATCGCCCAAATCAACCCCAGACTGACGGTGGTAGACTTAACGCACCAAATTCCGCCGCAAGACATCGCCGCAGCCAGGTTTTGCTTGATGAATGCTTATCCCTATTTCCCAGTTGGGACAGTGCATGTGGCAGTAGTAGATCCGGGTGTGGGAAGCAAGCGACGAGCGATCGCAGTAGAATTTGCTCAAGGGTTTCTGGTAGGCCCAGATAATGGTATCTTCAGTGGGGTACTAAGTCAAAGTCCAGCGATCGCAGCCGTCGAACTCACAAATCTTAACTATTGGCGAACTCCTCAACCAAGCAAGACTTTTCACGGTAGAGATATCTTTGCACCAGTGGGAGCTAATCTTGCTAGTGGTGTCTCCCTCAAACAGCTAGGACAAGAAATTGATCCAGCAAGTTTGGTAAAGCTAGATATAGGCGAGTGCAAGCAGACAACCACTGGCATAGTGGGTTGCATTCAATATATTGACAATTTTGGCAACTTAGTGAGTAACATTGCAGGGAGTTACGTACAAGGTAAAACTTGGTATGTGCAAGCCGCCCTTTTGAGTATACCAGGCTGTGAAACTTACAGTGATGTCAACGTGGGAGAGATAATAGCTTTAGTTGGCAGTCACGGCTGGGTAGAAATTGCCATTAATAGCGGCAATGCTCACTCACAGTTGCAGTTAGATTTGCAAGAAACACTTCAAGTTGTGCTAACTTAA
- a CDS encoding alpha-L-fucosidase C-terminal domain-containing protein, translated as MSSQNERTDSSKCGLQCIFPGDTFKRLIAADKIRCKWLDVNGEAIFGSRYWIRSEDVSTQGIRVRYTTNKGNLYAVLLDTPMSQTLTIPGLILPKNAKIIMLRATGKLEWQQCGQNLFVTLPDMSSVKKSPAYTLKISQIPLS; from the coding sequence TTGTCATCTCAAAATGAGCGAACGGACAGTTCTAAATGTGGTTTGCAATGTATTTTCCCTGGTGATACTTTTAAACGCTTAATTGCTGCTGACAAGATACGTTGTAAGTGGCTAGATGTAAATGGTGAAGCCATCTTTGGCTCGCGCTATTGGATACGTTCAGAAGATGTATCCACTCAAGGTATCCGAGTGCGCTACACCACAAACAAAGGTAATTTGTATGCTGTCTTGCTTGATACTCCGATGAGTCAGACGCTGACAATCCCAGGACTAATTCTGCCGAAAAATGCAAAGATTATAATGCTAAGGGCAACAGGTAAACTTGAGTGGCAACAGTGTGGACAGAATTTATTTGTCACGTTACCGGATATGTCCTCGGTGAAAAAATCACCAGCCTACACGTTGAAAATCAGCCAGATACCTCTTTCCTGA
- a CDS encoding DNA cytosine methyltransferase: protein MTTNKLKALELFAGIGGFRLGMANANIQTVWANDINELCCKVYESNFGKDSIVLGDINEISILDIPNHDILTAGFPCQPFSPAGKKLGVRDIVRGTLFERIIEILDQKQPKYFFLENVKRLLTMENGYHFRLILNALSELDYFLEWRIISPLSFGIPQNRDRIFIFGTKLNSTYIIPNSLEKLSVFLTKEDNILLPNIEAPLVKCMLPIMTMKRKNENWGIAYKNQMFTQNISSLPNIKPRKKLQDILQDESMVDTQFDFTADTLERIKQSKPVNRYCNGVEILYNQDGGARLGYTIFGTNGIASTLTASTSRHYERYQVDDKFRRLTNIEYARLMGFPDDWCQVARTYDQYALFGNAIVPACVEWVCKRIGQRNFELSKSGWQQLTLAI from the coding sequence ATGACAACAAATAAACTCAAAGCCCTAGAGCTTTTTGCTGGGATCGGTGGCTTTCGCCTGGGTATGGCAAATGCAAATATTCAAACAGTATGGGCGAATGATATTAACGAACTTTGCTGTAAAGTTTATGAAAGTAATTTTGGCAAAGACTCTATTGTTTTAGGCGATATCAACGAAATCTCCATCTTAGATATTCCCAATCATGATATTTTAACTGCTGGCTTCCCTTGCCAACCTTTTAGTCCTGCTGGTAAAAAACTTGGCGTGAGAGATATAGTTAGGGGAACACTATTTGAGCGCATTATAGAAATATTAGACCAGAAGCAGCCAAAATACTTTTTTTTGGAAAATGTAAAAAGACTTTTGACAATGGAAAACGGCTATCATTTTAGATTAATTTTAAATGCACTTTCTGAATTAGATTATTTTCTCGAATGGCGAATAATTAGCCCCCTGAGCTTTGGTATCCCTCAAAATAGAGATAGAATTTTTATCTTTGGCACAAAATTAAACTCAACATATATAATACCTAATAGTTTAGAAAAGCTCTCAGTTTTTTTAACTAAAGAAGATAATATTTTACTGCCAAATATCGAAGCTCCATTGGTAAAGTGCATGTTGCCGATTATGACGATGAAAAGGAAAAATGAGAATTGGGGAATTGCCTATAAAAATCAGATGTTCACTCAAAATATTTCGTCATTGCCTAATATCAAGCCGAGAAAAAAGCTTCAGGATATTCTTCAGGATGAGTCAATGGTAGACACCCAGTTTGATTTTACTGCCGATACGTTGGAGCGGATTAAGCAAAGTAAGCCTGTAAATCGTTATTGTAATGGAGTTGAAATTTTGTACAATCAAGATGGAGGCGCGAGACTTGGTTATACCATATTCGGAACTAATGGCATTGCATCAACATTGACTGCCTCAACATCAAGGCATTATGAACGCTACCAAGTAGATGATAAATTTCGGCGTTTAACTAATATTGAATATGCCCGACTTATGGGTTTTCCTGATGATTGGTGTCAAGTTGCCAGAACTTACGATCAATACGCATTATTTGGGAATGCAATTGTACCAGCTTGTGTAGAGTGGGTGTGCAAAAGAATTGGTCAAAGAAACTTTGAATTGAGTAAATCTGGTTGGCAACAATTAACTTTGGCTATTTAA
- a CDS encoding Uma2 family endonuclease encodes MSESIILTDAGLLPEDLLPDVSHLVTEDDEPLDNLPSEKQQRLLTETLYSSWNGASNAQGFLVAANVGLFTTGKQPPIVPDVFLSLDVQVAENWWEKKHRSYFFWEFGKPPEVVIEIVSNREGNETGRKLLEYARMRIMYYIIFDPTQQLSGEVLQMYELRGRQYIPTSEQWLAEVELGLCLWEGAYEGKRDIWLRWCNATGNIIPTGAERAELERLRAEQEREAKETALQRAERLAAQLRALGVEPEV; translated from the coding sequence ATGAGTGAATCTATCATCTTGACAGACGCTGGCTTATTACCAGAAGATTTGTTACCAGATGTTAGTCATCTGGTGACAGAGGACGATGAACCCTTGGATAATCTGCCATCTGAAAAACAACAACGGCTGCTGACAGAAACCCTTTACAGTTCTTGGAACGGGGCAAGTAATGCCCAAGGGTTTCTCGTTGCTGCCAATGTGGGGTTATTTACTACTGGAAAGCAACCACCGATTGTGCCTGATGTATTTTTGAGCCTGGATGTACAAGTAGCTGAAAACTGGTGGGAAAAAAAACATCGCTCCTATTTCTTTTGGGAGTTTGGCAAACCGCCAGAGGTGGTGATTGAAATTGTTTCAAATCGAGAAGGCAATGAAACAGGGCGAAAATTATTAGAGTACGCCAGGATGCGGATAATGTATTACATTATCTTTGACCCAACTCAGCAACTTAGCGGTGAAGTTCTACAGATGTACGAGTTGCGAGGGCGACAATATATACCTACGAGTGAGCAATGGCTGGCTGAAGTTGAGCTAGGTTTATGTTTGTGGGAAGGTGCGTATGAAGGTAAGCGGGATATTTGGCTGAGGTGGTGTAACGCAACGGGGAATATAATTCCTACTGGTGCAGAACGAGCAGAACTTGAACGCTTACGAGCTGAACAAGAGCGAGAAGCCAAAGAAACCGCCCTGCAACGGGCTGAACGCTTGGCAGCACAGTTACGAGCCTTGGGTGTTGAGCCAGAAGTGTGA
- the aspS gene encoding aspartate--tRNA ligase — translation MRTHYCGELRKEHIGETVTFYGWVDRRRDHGGVIFLDLRDRSGIVQIVSDPQRTPDSYEQANALRNEYVVEITGRVTHRPEESLNPRIPTGEVEIYADKIQLLNAVRKQLPFQVSVADTETVREDLRLKYRYLDLRRERMAQNLQLRHQIVKAMRRYLEDLEGFIEVETPILTRSTPEGARDYVLPSRVNPGEWYALPQSPQLFKQLLMVSGLDRYYQIARCFRDEDLRADRQPEFTQLDMEMSFMSQEEIIELNEKLVCHIFKTVKGIELQRPFPRLTYVQGMERYGSDKPDTRYGLELVDVSDIVKNSSFKVFRDTVNNGGIVKILPIPNGNDVISNVRIKPGGDLFKEASEAGAKGLAYIRVRDDGEIDTIGAIKDNLSVEQKQEILRRTDAKAGHLLLFGAGDAATVNKTLDRLRQAIAKEFQLIDPEKINLLWITDFPMFEWNADEKRLEALHHPFTAPHPDDLSDLKIARAQAYDLVLNGVEVGGGSLRIYQREIQQQVFEAIGLSAEEAQSKFGFLLEAFEYGTPPHGGIAYGLDRLVMLLAGEESIRDVIAFPKTQQARCLLTDAPSSVDAKQLKELHVASTYKPKS, via the coding sequence ATGCGAACTCATTATTGCGGCGAACTCCGAAAAGAACATATTGGAGAAACAGTTACCTTTTACGGATGGGTAGACCGTCGCCGCGATCACGGTGGTGTGATATTTTTAGATTTACGCGATCGCTCTGGAATTGTCCAAATCGTCAGCGATCCGCAACGCACCCCAGACTCATACGAACAGGCGAACGCCCTGCGAAATGAATATGTTGTCGAAATCACTGGTAGGGTAACGCACCGTCCCGAAGAATCCCTGAATCCCCGCATCCCAACAGGCGAGGTAGAAATCTACGCCGATAAAATTCAACTCCTCAATGCTGTTCGCAAACAGTTACCTTTTCAAGTTTCTGTAGCTGACACTGAGACAGTGCGCGAAGACTTGCGGCTGAAATATCGTTATTTAGATTTGCGACGCGAACGCATGGCGCAAAATTTGCAACTGCGTCATCAAATTGTCAAAGCGATGCGTCGTTATCTGGAAGATTTGGAAGGTTTTATCGAAGTCGAAACCCCAATACTTACCCGTTCTACCCCAGAAGGGGCGCGGGATTATGTTCTACCCAGTCGCGTCAATCCTGGTGAGTGGTATGCTTTGCCGCAATCACCCCAGCTATTCAAACAATTGCTGATGGTATCCGGCTTAGACAGATATTATCAGATTGCCCGTTGCTTTCGTGACGAAGATTTACGCGCCGACAGACAACCTGAATTTACCCAGTTGGACATGGAAATGAGCTTCATGTCCCAAGAAGAAATTATCGAACTAAACGAGAAGTTAGTTTGCCATATCTTCAAAACAGTTAAAGGAATTGAGTTACAGCGCCCTTTTCCCCGTCTCACTTATGTCCAAGGGATGGAACGCTACGGTAGTGATAAACCAGATACCCGCTATGGTTTGGAATTAGTTGACGTCTCAGATATTGTGAAAAACTCTAGTTTCAAAGTCTTTCGAGACACCGTTAACAATGGTGGTATCGTCAAAATCCTCCCCATTCCCAACGGTAACGATGTAATTTCTAATGTCCGCATTAAACCAGGCGGTGACTTATTTAAAGAAGCCAGCGAAGCCGGTGCTAAAGGTTTAGCTTATATCCGCGTCAGGGATGATGGCGAAATTGACACCATTGGCGCGATTAAAGACAACCTCAGCGTTGAACAAAAACAAGAAATTTTACGCCGTACAGATGCAAAAGCTGGACATTTGCTGTTGTTTGGGGCTGGTGATGCTGCTACAGTTAATAAAACATTAGATAGATTACGGCAAGCGATCGCTAAAGAATTTCAGTTAATTGATCCAGAAAAAATCAATTTGCTGTGGATTACAGATTTCCCAATGTTCGAGTGGAATGCAGACGAAAAGCGCCTAGAAGCACTACACCACCCGTTTACAGCACCTCATCCTGATGATTTGAGCGACTTAAAAATTGCACGCGCCCAAGCTTACGACTTGGTACTCAACGGCGTGGAAGTTGGCGGCGGAAGTCTGCGGATTTATCAGCGAGAAATTCAACAGCAAGTATTTGAAGCCATCGGTTTATCTGCTGAAGAAGCACAAAGTAAATTTGGCTTTCTCTTAGAAGCATTTGAATATGGTACACCGCCGCATGGTGGCATCGCCTACGGTTTAGATCGTTTGGTAATGTTGCTAGCTGGCGAAGAATCCATTCGAGATGTCATTGCTTTTCCGAAGACACAACAAGCGCGTTGTTTGTTAACAGATGCACCTTCGAGTGTAGATGCTAAACAGTTGAAAGAATTGCACGTTGCTTCGACTTATAAACCAAAGTCTTAG
- a CDS encoding DUF29 domain-containing protein, which produces MNNKLYEQDFNLWRESIIEQIKEHRFNDIDWEHLLLELEDMGKSEKRSFMSNLTILIAHLLKLTVQSDAPEMMKTSCYSSVTEHRFRVNKDLEENPSFKNYITEILSQAYTDARKLAIKESKKAKLGVRKPTNTEYPLDCPFLIEQLLDEDFYGDSD; this is translated from the coding sequence ATGAACAATAAACTGTACGAACAAGATTTTAATCTGTGGCGAGAAAGCATTATTGAGCAGATTAAAGAACATCGTTTTAATGATATAGATTGGGAGCATTTGCTTTTAGAATTAGAAGACATGGGAAAGTCAGAGAAACGGTCATTTATGAGTAATTTAACAATCTTGATTGCTCATTTACTCAAGTTAACCGTTCAATCTGATGCTCCTGAGATGATGAAAACAAGCTGCTATAGTTCTGTAACAGAACATCGTTTTCGAGTAAACAAGGATTTAGAAGAAAATCCTTCTTTTAAGAATTATATTACTGAAATCCTTTCTCAAGCCTATACTGATGCTCGTAAACTGGCAATCAAAGAAAGTAAAAAAGCTAAATTAGGAGTAAGAAAACCAACAAACACAGAATATCCTCTCGATTGTCCTTTTCTGATAGAACAGTTATTAGATGAAGATTTTTATGGAGACAGTGATTAA
- a CDS encoding DUF4255 domain-containing protein, which translates to MSNVLSIAAVTAVLKVLLENGLVSDPITASVGDVIVTALPPDRISVEADERAQLNLFLYQVTQNRNVDWVSQEFRSRHSQINGNPRSLTPPLALDLHYLITAYGAKDFQAELLLGYAMHLLHKTSVITSDIIKNTLINASTTNTSSAFSQAVANVSVSDLAEEIGQIKLTPEFFNMEETSKLWSAFQTHYRPSATYLASMVLIESSNDKSESFYMMPLSQPNIEQVMAPAKTDQIIVAGTTLLIRGKRLRGKITQVRLGNTETLIVPQEVKETQISLLVPPNLYASVQSVQVVHLTMGNAGQTDHLVESNVAAFVLHPTITAFVTQVENSGDNLRAAEITVKFQPKVGKSQRVVLLLNEVSGDSPVAYSFLVASRTEDTDAITIPVKNVKPGTYIVRAQVDGAQSPLHKNQSGEYDSPQVTIL; encoded by the coding sequence ATGAGTAATGTGCTCTCTATAGCCGCCGTGACAGCAGTACTAAAAGTCTTGCTGGAAAATGGTTTAGTCAGTGATCCGATCACTGCTAGTGTTGGTGATGTAATTGTAACTGCCCTACCGCCTGATCGAATTTCAGTTGAAGCTGACGAACGTGCTCAACTGAACCTCTTTCTCTATCAAGTGACGCAGAATCGCAATGTCGATTGGGTATCTCAGGAATTTCGGAGCAGGCACTCACAGATTAATGGAAACCCGCGCTCTTTGACTCCACCACTAGCTCTTGATCTGCATTACTTAATAACAGCTTACGGAGCCAAGGATTTTCAGGCGGAGCTTTTACTAGGCTATGCAATGCATTTATTACACAAAACCTCAGTTATTACATCTGATATTATTAAGAATACTCTGATAAATGCATCTACAACCAATACCTCAAGTGCTTTTTCGCAAGCTGTGGCAAATGTATCTGTATCTGATTTAGCTGAAGAAATTGGGCAGATCAAACTGACTCCAGAGTTTTTTAACATGGAAGAAACTTCTAAGTTATGGTCTGCTTTCCAAACGCACTATCGACCTTCAGCTACCTATCTGGCGTCAATGGTATTGATTGAGAGTAGCAATGACAAGTCTGAAAGTTTTTACATGATGCCCTTGTCTCAACCGAATATAGAGCAAGTTATGGCTCCGGCAAAGACTGATCAAATAATTGTTGCAGGCACAACATTATTAATTCGTGGTAAGCGGTTACGCGGTAAGATCACACAAGTTCGTTTGGGTAATACGGAGACATTAATAGTACCTCAGGAAGTAAAAGAAACACAGATTAGCCTGTTAGTCCCGCCAAATTTATACGCAAGTGTGCAGAGTGTGCAAGTTGTACATCTAACAATGGGCAATGCAGGGCAAACGGATCATCTAGTTGAATCAAACGTTGCGGCTTTTGTCCTGCATCCAACAATTACAGCATTCGTCACTCAAGTGGAAAATAGCGGCGACAATTTACGCGCAGCAGAAATTACCGTTAAATTCCAGCCCAAAGTTGGTAAGTCACAGCGGGTAGTTTTGTTACTCAATGAAGTGTCAGGTGATAGTCCGGTAGCTTACTCTTTTTTGGTTGCATCACGCACCGAAGATACTGATGCAATCACGATTCCTGTCAAAAATGTCAAGCCAGGAACTTATATTGTCCGGGCGCAGGTAGACGGAGCCCAAAGTCCACTGCACAAGAATCAGTCTGGAGAATATGATTCGCCACAGGTGACAATTCTATGA
- a CDS encoding restriction endonuclease: protein MLYLDLYGVTDGKAVGIYVEFTFNQYLSTKYEYILGSAALGIDFPGLEVDLKVTSIRQPQSSCPFRNASQKVYGLGYHLLILAYEKIDEHSSRTANLKFQNVVFVSRERTGDYQTTYGLREILRRNGNKEDVIAFLEERNFPLDEIGREILAEKILQQPPEIGYLTISNALQWRLQYSRIIQVATTTTTVGVENLLLG from the coding sequence GTGTTGTACTTAGATCTCTATGGGGTTACAGATGGCAAAGCAGTAGGAATATATGTTGAGTTTACTTTTAATCAATATTTGTCTACAAAGTATGAATACATCCTTGGTAGTGCTGCTTTAGGGATTGATTTTCCCGGATTAGAAGTTGATTTAAAAGTGACATCAATTCGTCAGCCCCAATCTTCTTGCCCCTTTCGTAATGCCAGTCAAAAGGTCTATGGATTGGGCTATCATCTGCTGATATTGGCATATGAAAAGATTGATGAGCATAGCTCTCGCACTGCTAATTTAAAATTCCAGAATGTCGTCTTTGTATCAAGAGAAAGAACTGGAGATTATCAAACAACCTACGGGCTAAGAGAAATCCTACGCCGTAATGGCAACAAAGAAGATGTAATAGCATTTTTAGAGGAACGCAACTTTCCATTAGATGAAATTGGGCGTGAGATACTTGCAGAAAAAATTTTGCAGCAACCCCCAGAAATTGGCTACTTGACAATTTCTAATGCACTACAGTGGCGGTTGCAATACAGTAGGATTATCCAGGTAGCAACTACGACGACAACAGTAGGTGTAGAAAATCTACTGCTAGGGTGA
- a CDS encoding ATP-binding protein has product MNATTINHNWNEANYRYLSAALAVVCGILENHAAREQNQPEEKNQEYLQQALQEAAAAMPAPSALERVCKMFALSSFERDLLLLCAAMELNGDFAKLCATMHGDSQRAYPSLSLALAAFPHVHWDAIAPNAPLRHWRLIQIGEGHSLTLSPLRIEERILHYLTGIQYLDERLAGIIEPLQEVSDLVPSHQDLAERVAAVWSQAYKVNSLPIIQLCSKETDSKRAIAVTICQLQGLNLWVMPAQVIPLASSELDNLIRLWTRETILSNSALLLDCNELDTNDPARLNAIARFMERTKGFLIVTSRERIGLSQRLVVNFDVHQPTIKEQGAVWQDALGAIAPQMNGQVKTLVDQFNLSAATIRAACVEAAAQLAQTPEKDITSILWDACRVQARPRLDELAQRIEPSGDWEDLVLPEAQKQVLRDIAAHVRQRSTVYNNWGFGGKSARGLGISALFAGASGTGKTLGAEVLAQKLRLDLYRIDLSSVVSKYIGETEKNLRRVFDAAEQGGVILLFDEADALFGKRSEVKDARDRYANIEVSYLLQRMESYPGLAVLTTNLKSSIDTAFLRRIRFVVQFPFPDTTQRAEIWRRVFPANTPTADLDALQLARLNVAGGNIRNIALNAAFIAVDAGEPVQMKHVLRAAQAEYTKLEKPLTDAEVGGWM; this is encoded by the coding sequence ATGAATGCTACAACAATTAATCATAATTGGAATGAGGCAAACTACCGCTATCTATCAGCAGCCCTAGCGGTGGTGTGTGGTATTTTAGAAAATCACGCGGCAAGGGAGCAAAATCAACCAGAGGAGAAAAACCAAGAGTATTTACAGCAAGCGCTACAGGAAGCAGCTGCTGCTATGCCTGCACCATCGGCATTGGAGAGAGTATGCAAAATGTTTGCCCTCTCATCCTTTGAACGTGATTTGTTGCTGTTGTGTGCAGCTATGGAATTGAATGGAGATTTTGCGAAATTATGTGCTACAATGCACGGCGATTCACAACGAGCTTACCCAAGCTTAAGTTTAGCTCTAGCAGCTTTCCCTCACGTCCACTGGGATGCGATCGCTCCAAATGCTCCCTTACGTCATTGGCGGTTAATTCAAATTGGTGAGGGTCATTCCCTTACCCTCAGTCCCCTAAGAATTGAGGAGCGGATTTTACATTATCTCACGGGCATTCAATATCTTGACGAACGCCTAGCTGGCATCATTGAACCATTACAAGAGGTTAGTGATTTAGTCCCCTCGCACCAAGATTTAGCAGAGCGAGTAGCAGCAGTTTGGTCACAAGCTTACAAGGTTAATAGCTTGCCAATTATCCAGTTATGTAGTAAAGAAACGGATAGCAAACGCGCCATTGCCGTCACAATTTGTCAACTCCAGGGCTTGAACCTGTGGGTAATGCCTGCACAAGTCATTCCATTAGCATCTAGCGAGTTGGATAATCTCATCCGCCTGTGGACTCGCGAGACGATTTTAAGTAACAGTGCCTTACTTCTAGACTGCAACGAACTGGACACCAATGATCCGGCGCGGCTGAATGCGATCGCTCGTTTCATGGAACGCACAAAGGGCTTTTTAATCGTTACGAGTCGGGAACGGATCGGCTTATCACAACGCCTGGTAGTTAACTTTGACGTGCATCAACCAACTATCAAAGAACAAGGTGCAGTTTGGCAAGATGCACTAGGTGCGATTGCACCGCAAATGAACGGGCAAGTTAAAACCCTAGTTGATCAGTTTAACCTAAGTGCTGCAACTATTCGCGCTGCTTGTGTAGAAGCCGCAGCACAATTAGCACAAACACCAGAAAAAGATATCACTAGCATTTTATGGGATGCCTGCCGGGTGCAAGCACGTCCCCGCTTGGATGAACTCGCCCAGCGAATTGAGCCATCTGGTGATTGGGAAGACTTGGTTTTACCAGAGGCACAGAAACAAGTTCTCCGGGACATTGCGGCTCATGTCCGTCAACGAAGTACTGTATATAACAATTGGGGCTTTGGTGGCAAGAGTGCGCGGGGATTGGGAATCAGCGCTCTATTTGCAGGTGCTAGCGGCACAGGTAAAACCTTGGGGGCAGAAGTGCTAGCCCAGAAATTGCGCCTCGACCTCTATCGCATTGACTTATCATCGGTAGTCAGCAAATATATTGGGGAGACAGAGAAGAATCTGCGCCGGGTGTTTGATGCAGCAGAACAAGGCGGCGTAATTTTGTTATTTGATGAAGCTGATGCCTTATTTGGCAAACGCAGTGAAGTCAAAGATGCCCGCGATCGCTATGCAAACATCGAAGTCAGCTATCTATTGCAACGCATGGAAAGCTACCCAGGTTTAGCAGTCCTGACTACTAACCTGAAGAGTTCAATTGATACAGCCTTTCTGCGGCGGATTCGCTTTGTAGTGCAGTTCCCCTTCCCGGATACAACGCAACGAGCCGAGATTTGGCGACGCGTCTTTCCAGCCAACACCCCAACCGCAGACTTAGATGCTCTGCAACTGGCACGGCTAAATGTCGCTGGGGGTAATATCCGTAACATAGCCTTAAATGCAGCTTTTATAGCTGTCGATGCTGGGGAACCAGTGCAGATGAAACATGTGTTGCGGGCTGCTCAGGCAGAATATACCAAGTTAGAGAAACCTTTAACTGACGCGGAAGTTGGGGGGTGGATGTGA
- the pirA gene encoding arginine synthesis PII-interacting regulator PirA, with protein sequence MNQSRLQSARKSREAHRANIQRSLEHRLQVARAKGDEQLIRQLEAESRYSS encoded by the coding sequence ATGAATCAAAGTAGACTACAAAGTGCGAGGAAATCACGAGAAGCTCACAGAGCGAATATTCAAAGAAGCCTAGAGCATCGCTTGCAAGTAGCCAGAGCAAAAGGCGACGAACAACTGATTCGTCAACTGGAAGCTGAGAGCAGGTATTCCAGCTAA